Proteins encoded by one window of Erwinia pyrifoliae DSM 12163:
- a CDS encoding YmiA family putative membrane protein produces the protein MATRVSVQPDFGRKTVTAKRSGNLKRKAWMAVFAGCALFWAAAALSVWHIWG, from the coding sequence ATGGCTACAAGAGTCTCCGTCCAACCCGATTTCGGGAGGAAAACCGTTACCGCTAAGCGTTCAGGCAATCTGAAACGCAAAGCCTGGATGGCCGTATTTGCTGGCTGTGCACTCTTCTGGGCAGCTGCCGCTTTGTCTGTCTGGCATATTTGGGGGTAA
- the acnA gene encoding aconitate hydratase AcnA, producing the protein MSTTLRQLSQHVLNLNHKRYHYFSLTRAAAELGDISRLPKSMKVLMENLLRWQDEDSVTTEDIHALAGWLKHAHAEREIAYRPARVLMQDFTGVPAVVDLAAMREAVKRLGGDVAKVNPLSPVDLVIDHSVTVDDYGNDDAFAENVRLEMERNHERYVFLHWGQKAFNRFSVVPPGTGICHQVNLEYLGQAVWHEPDGDREIAWPDTLVGTDSHTTMINALGVLGWGVGGIEAEAAMLGQPVSMLIPDVVGFKLTGKLQAGITATDLVLTVTQMLRQHGVVGKFVEFYGDGLDDLPLADRATIANMAPEYGATCGFFPVDDVTLGYMKLTGRSQEQVALVEAYAKAQGLWRCSGDEPVFTSTLALDMNSVESSVAGPKRPQDRVSLRDVPAAFRASNELEIHRALKQHHAVSCRDSSSGQQYQLEDGAVVIAAITSCTNTSNPSVMMAAGLLAKKAVMLGLKPKPWVKASLAPGSKVVSDYLASARLTPYLDKLGFNLVGYGCTTCIGNSGPLPDEIEKAIGQGDLTVGAVLSGNRNFEGRIHPLVKTNWLASPPLVVAYALAGNMTLNLQSDPIGEDINGNAVYLRDIWPSPTEIAEAVQLVSTAMFHKEYAEVFAGTPEWQQIEVSEAATYDWDGSSTYIRLSPFFDGMGKEPQPVQDIHRARILAMLGDSVTTDHISPAGSIKADSPAGRYLLERGVERADFNSYGSRRGNYEVMMRGTFANVRIRNEMVSGVEGGMTRYIPGNEQMAIYDAAMRYQQAGIPLAIIAGKEYGSGSSRDWAAKGPRLQGVRVVIAESFERIHRSNLIGMGILPLEFPQGVTRKTLQLTGDEQIDVVDLQQLQPGGTVTVTLTRGDGSQEVLAARCRIDTGNELTYYKNDGILHYVIRNMLK; encoded by the coding sequence ATGTCGACAACCCTGCGCCAACTCAGTCAGCACGTCCTGAACCTAAACCACAAGCGCTATCACTATTTTAGTCTTACCCGAGCGGCCGCTGAACTCGGCGATATCTCTCGTCTGCCAAAATCAATGAAGGTACTTATGGAGAACCTGCTGCGCTGGCAGGATGAAGACTCCGTGACCACAGAGGATATTCACGCCCTGGCGGGGTGGCTTAAACACGCCCACGCGGAGCGGGAAATTGCTTACCGGCCGGCCAGGGTGCTGATGCAAGACTTTACCGGCGTTCCGGCGGTTGTGGATCTGGCTGCCATGCGCGAAGCGGTTAAGCGTCTTGGCGGTGATGTGGCAAAAGTGAACCCGTTATCACCCGTCGATCTGGTGATCGACCATTCTGTGACGGTCGATGATTATGGTAATGATGATGCTTTCGCAGAGAATGTGCGCCTTGAAATGGAACGCAACCACGAACGTTATGTCTTCCTTCATTGGGGGCAGAAAGCCTTCAACCGTTTTAGCGTCGTTCCGCCGGGCACCGGGATCTGCCATCAGGTTAATTTGGAATATCTTGGCCAGGCCGTCTGGCATGAGCCTGATGGTGACAGGGAGATTGCCTGGCCTGATACGCTGGTCGGAACTGATTCACATACCACGATGATCAATGCGCTCGGCGTGCTGGGCTGGGGCGTTGGGGGCATTGAAGCGGAAGCTGCCATGCTGGGGCAGCCGGTATCTATGCTAATCCCAGATGTAGTAGGTTTCAAACTGACGGGCAAACTGCAGGCCGGGATCACCGCGACTGACCTGGTGCTTACGGTAACCCAAATGCTGCGTCAGCACGGTGTGGTCGGTAAATTTGTTGAGTTCTATGGTGATGGCCTGGATGATTTACCGCTGGCCGATCGTGCCACCATCGCCAATATGGCGCCTGAATATGGCGCGACCTGCGGTTTCTTCCCTGTCGATGATGTCACATTGGGCTATATGAAACTCACCGGGCGCAGTCAGGAGCAGGTGGCGCTGGTCGAAGCTTATGCCAAAGCGCAAGGCTTATGGCGATGCAGCGGTGATGAACCGGTGTTTACCAGCACGCTGGCTCTGGATATGAACAGCGTAGAGTCGAGCGTTGCCGGGCCGAAGCGGCCACAGGATCGCGTATCGCTGAGAGATGTCCCTGCTGCATTCCGTGCCAGCAACGAATTGGAAATTCATCGCGCACTAAAACAGCACCATGCGGTTAGCTGCCGCGATAGTAGCTCCGGGCAGCAGTATCAACTGGAAGATGGAGCCGTAGTCATTGCCGCGATTACCTCCTGCACCAATACCTCGAACCCCAGCGTGATGATGGCTGCCGGACTGCTGGCAAAAAAAGCCGTTATGCTGGGACTGAAGCCTAAACCCTGGGTAAAGGCTTCGCTGGCACCGGGATCCAAGGTGGTGTCCGACTATCTTGCCAGCGCCCGACTGACTCCTTACCTGGATAAACTCGGCTTTAACCTGGTGGGTTATGGCTGTACCACCTGCATTGGTAACTCTGGCCCGTTGCCTGATGAAATTGAAAAGGCGATCGGGCAGGGGGATCTGACGGTGGGTGCCGTGCTTTCAGGTAATCGTAATTTCGAAGGTCGCATCCATCCGTTGGTTAAAACGAACTGGCTAGCCTCGCCACCGCTGGTGGTGGCTTACGCGCTGGCTGGAAACATGACGCTCAATCTGCAGAGTGACCCCATTGGCGAGGATATTAACGGTAACGCAGTGTATCTCAGAGATATCTGGCCGAGTCCAACAGAAATTGCCGAGGCGGTACAATTGGTCTCTACCGCCATGTTCCACAAAGAGTATGCCGAGGTGTTTGCAGGCACGCCGGAATGGCAGCAAATTGAAGTAAGTGAGGCGGCCACCTACGACTGGGATGGCAGCTCGACCTATATTCGCCTTTCGCCCTTCTTTGATGGGATGGGTAAGGAACCGCAACCTGTGCAGGACATCCATAGAGCGCGTATTCTGGCGATGCTCGGTGATTCTGTCACTACCGATCATATCTCGCCAGCCGGTAGCATTAAGGCGGATAGTCCGGCAGGGCGCTATTTACTGGAACGCGGCGTTGAACGGGCCGACTTCAACTCTTATGGTTCAAGGCGCGGTAATTATGAAGTGATGATGCGCGGAACCTTTGCCAATGTCAGGATCCGCAATGAAATGGTTTCCGGAGTGGAAGGGGGGATGACGCGTTACATTCCCGGCAACGAGCAGATGGCGATTTACGATGCGGCGATGCGCTATCAGCAGGCCGGCATTCCGCTGGCGATCATTGCAGGCAAAGAGTATGGTTCCGGGTCAAGCCGTGACTGGGCAGCAAAAGGACCTCGGCTACAAGGAGTACGGGTGGTTATCGCCGAATCATTTGAGCGCATTCACCGTTCTAATCTGATCGGCATGGGGATTCTGCCCCTGGAATTCCCGCAGGGTGTGACGCGTAAAACCCTGCAACTCACCGGAGATGAACAAATTGATGTGGTTGATCTTCAGCAGCTGCAACCCGGCGGCACGGTCACCGTGACACTGACCAGAGGGGATGGTAGTCAAGAGGTGCTGGCCGCACGCTGCCGGATAGATACCGGCAATGAGCTAACCTATTACAAAAACGATGGCATTCTGCATTATGTGATCCGTAATATGCTGAAATAA
- the ribA gene encoding GTP cyclohydrolase II: MQLKRVAEANLPTPRGDFLMVGFEELATGHDHLALVYGDISGGEPVLSRVHSECLTGDALFSLRCDCGFQLDAALTQIAEQGRGILLYHRQEGRNIGLLNKIRAYALQDKGYDTVEANHQLGFAADERDFTICADMFKLLGVNEVRLLTNNPHKVEILSEAGINIVERVPLIVGRNPSNTHYLDTKAAKLGHLLSK, translated from the coding sequence ATGCAGCTTAAACGGGTGGCTGAAGCCAACTTGCCCACGCCCCGGGGCGATTTCCTTATGGTTGGTTTTGAAGAACTGGCAACCGGGCACGATCATCTTGCACTGGTTTATGGCGATATTTCAGGCGGTGAACCGGTACTGTCTCGCGTTCATTCAGAATGTCTTACCGGTGATGCTTTGTTCAGCCTGCGCTGTGACTGCGGTTTCCAGCTGGATGCGGCGCTGACCCAGATTGCTGAACAAGGGCGAGGGATCCTGCTTTATCATCGTCAGGAGGGGCGCAATATCGGCCTGCTAAACAAAATCCGGGCGTATGCGTTGCAGGATAAAGGCTATGATACGGTAGAAGCAAATCATCAGTTGGGCTTTGCCGCCGATGAGCGTGATTTCACTATATGTGCGGATATGTTCAAACTGCTGGGCGTGAATGAAGTTCGACTGCTGACGAATAACCCGCATAAGGTTGAGATCCTAAGCGAAGCCGGGATCAATATTGTAGAGCGTGTACCGCTGATTGTTGGACGCAACCCCAGCAATACGCATTATCTCGATACCAAGGCGGCGAAGCTTGGGCACCTGCTGTCGAAATAG
- the pgpB gene encoding phosphatidylglycerophosphatase B has protein sequence MTEILKRTTLATLLLLLMPLAVMLSGWRWQPVEMEWGHKIMFWFTETVTSPWGVLTSAFLCGWFLWCLRLRLKPALILVAIVTVTLLTGQHVKSMIKGHVQEPRPYVMWLAEKQAIDQQQFYAHKRAERSEIVRAAVANDSLIPVWLKQHWAFETGFAFPSGHTMFAATWALLGAALLWPRRRYTSVIILMGWATAVMASRLLLGMHWPRDLIVSTLLSGLLVTLATWVAQHLCGPLSLQPGESQAKQQDKTGN, from the coding sequence ATGACCGAAATCCTTAAACGCACAACTTTGGCTACGTTGTTGTTACTGCTGATGCCGCTGGCCGTCATGCTGTCGGGCTGGCGATGGCAGCCAGTGGAAATGGAATGGGGTCACAAAATTATGTTCTGGTTTACTGAAACCGTCACCAGCCCGTGGGGAGTATTGACCAGCGCTTTTCTCTGCGGCTGGTTTCTTTGGTGTTTGCGCCTGCGCCTGAAGCCTGCATTAATCTTAGTGGCGATCGTCACCGTAACCCTGTTAACCGGGCAACACGTTAAAAGCATGATTAAGGGTCATGTCCAGGAACCCCGGCCATATGTGATGTGGCTGGCAGAAAAACAGGCTATAGATCAGCAACAATTTTATGCCCACAAACGTGCCGAACGCAGTGAAATAGTGCGCGCGGCAGTAGCAAACGATAGCCTAATCCCGGTTTGGTTAAAGCAGCACTGGGCGTTTGAAACCGGATTTGCATTTCCTTCAGGTCACACTATGTTTGCTGCTACCTGGGCATTACTGGGTGCGGCGTTACTTTGGCCGCGCCGTCGCTATACCAGTGTGATTATACTGATGGGCTGGGCAACAGCAGTGATGGCAAGCCGACTGCTACTGGGCATGCACTGGCCTCGCGATCTTATCGTATCCACGCTGCTGAGTGGGTTATTGGTTACGCTGGCAACCTGGGTGGCACAACATCTGTGTGGTCCGCTTTCCCTGCAGCCGGGGGAAAGCCAGGCCAAACAGCAGGATAAGACGGGTAACTGA
- a CDS encoding LapA family protein, giving the protein MKYLLIFLVVLVIFVISVTLGAHNDQVVTFNYLLAQGEFSISTLLASIFAAGFLLGWAICGLFWLRVRVSLAHAQRKVKRLQHQLGQTGDTVTTSQHAVIKEQ; this is encoded by the coding sequence GTGAAATATTTGCTTATTTTTTTAGTGGTTTTGGTGATTTTCGTCATTTCCGTCACCCTCGGCGCTCATAACGATCAGGTGGTGACATTTAACTATCTGCTGGCGCAGGGTGAATTCAGCATCTCGACGTTACTGGCTTCAATATTTGCTGCTGGTTTTTTGCTAGGCTGGGCTATCTGCGGATTGTTCTGGCTGCGTGTGCGTGTCTCTCTGGCCCACGCGCAACGTAAAGTAAAGCGTTTACAGCACCAGCTGGGACAGACTGGCGACACTGTGACAACGTCACAGCATGCTGTCATTAAGGAACAATAA
- the lapB gene encoding lipopolysaccharide assembly protein LapB, translating to MLELLFLLLPVAAAYGWYMGRRSAQQDKQHEANRLSRDYVTGVNFLLSNQQDKAVDLFLDMLKEDSGTVEAHLTLGNLFRSRGEVDRAIRIHQALMESDSLTYDQRLLAIQQLGRDYMAAGFYDRAEHMFGQLVDETDFRLSALQQLLIIHQATSDWLNAIDAAERLIKLGKSRLGMEIAHFYCELALQAMSSDDLERAMSLLKKGEAADRNSARVSIMMGRIHIAKAEYAKAVQHLQRVIEQDKELVSETLEMLESCYQHLEQGPAWVNYLERCVEENTGAAAELYLAGILDQQDGAEAAQTYITRQLQRHPTMRVFHRLMDFNLQEAEDGRAKDSLMVLRDMVGEQIRTKPRYRCHKCGFTAHALYWHCPSCRAWSSVKPIRGLDGQ from the coding sequence ATGTTGGAACTGCTGTTTCTGTTACTTCCTGTCGCTGCAGCCTACGGCTGGTACATGGGGCGCAGAAGTGCACAACAGGACAAGCAACACGAAGCGAATCGTCTGTCGCGTGACTACGTGACAGGCGTCAACTTTCTGCTTTCTAATCAGCAGGATAAAGCTGTCGATCTGTTCCTGGATATGCTGAAAGAGGACAGTGGCACAGTGGAAGCCCACCTGACTCTTGGTAACTTGTTCCGTTCCCGTGGCGAAGTCGACCGCGCCATTCGCATCCATCAGGCACTGATGGAGAGTGACTCCCTCACTTACGATCAACGCCTGCTGGCGATTCAGCAACTTGGCCGAGACTATATGGCGGCAGGGTTTTATGACCGTGCGGAGCACATGTTTGGCCAGCTGGTTGACGAGACTGATTTTCGCCTCAGCGCTCTGCAACAGCTGCTTATTATTCACCAGGCGACCAGCGACTGGCTAAATGCGATAGACGCGGCGGAACGGCTGATCAAACTCGGTAAAAGCCGGCTCGGAATGGAAATCGCACACTTTTACTGTGAGCTGGCGTTGCAGGCGATGAGCAGCGACGATTTGGAAAGGGCGATGAGCCTGTTAAAAAAAGGTGAGGCGGCGGATCGGAACAGCGCCAGGGTCTCAATCATGATGGGGCGTATTCACATAGCCAAAGCCGAATACGCTAAAGCGGTGCAGCACTTACAGCGAGTGATAGAGCAGGATAAGGAGCTGGTCAGCGAAACGCTTGAAATGCTGGAAAGCTGTTACCAGCATTTGGAACAAGGACCTGCATGGGTCAACTACCTCGAACGCTGTGTTGAAGAGAACACCGGAGCGGCGGCCGAGCTTTACCTTGCCGGCATTCTTGACCAACAGGATGGAGCAGAAGCGGCACAAACCTATATCACGCGTCAGCTCCAGCGTCACCCAACGATGCGGGTCTTCCATCGCCTGATGGACTTCAACTTGCAGGAAGCAGAAGACGGTCGTGCGAAAGACAGCCTGATGGTTCTGCGCGATATGGTTGGAGAGCAGATCCGCACCAAGCCACGCTATCGCTGCCATAAATGCGGCTTTACCGCACATGCACTCTATTGGCATTGCCCCTCGTGCCGGGCATGGTCTTCAGTAAAACCTATTCGCGGCCTCGACGGACAGTAA
- the pyrF gene encoding orotidine-5'-phosphate decarboxylase, whose protein sequence is MYSPQVIGSPIVVALDYADRHRALAFVDQIEPGSCRLKVGKEMFTLFGPQLVRDLQQRGFEIFLDLKFHDIPNTTAHAVAAAADLGVWMVNVHASGGARMMSAAREALLPFAKDAPLLIAVTVLTSMDASDLIGLGITLSPAEQAERLARLTQQCGLDGVVCSAHEARHFKQAIGTDFRLVTPGIRPEGSDVGDQRRIMTPQQAQQAGVDYMVIGRPITQSADPAVALRTILSSLQGV, encoded by the coding sequence ATGTATTCACCTCAGGTTATCGGTTCGCCGATAGTGGTTGCGCTAGATTATGCTGACCGTCATCGCGCCCTGGCCTTCGTTGACCAGATTGAACCGGGCAGTTGCCGCCTGAAAGTTGGCAAAGAGATGTTTACTCTGTTTGGACCTCAGTTGGTGCGCGACTTACAGCAGCGTGGCTTTGAGATATTTCTCGATTTGAAGTTTCACGATATCCCAAACACCACCGCTCATGCAGTTGCCGCCGCTGCCGATTTGGGCGTGTGGATGGTCAACGTTCATGCCAGCGGTGGGGCCCGCATGATGAGCGCTGCCCGTGAAGCTCTGCTGCCTTTTGCTAAGGATGCCCCGCTGCTGATAGCCGTAACGGTATTGACCAGTATGGATGCCAGCGACCTGATCGGTCTTGGAATAACGCTTTCACCGGCAGAACAGGCGGAGCGTCTGGCACGCCTGACGCAGCAATGCGGTCTGGACGGTGTGGTTTGCTCTGCACATGAAGCCAGGCATTTCAAACAGGCAATCGGGACGGACTTCCGGCTGGTGACTCCGGGTATTCGACCGGAGGGCAGTGACGTTGGCGATCAGCGCCGCATAATGACGCCACAGCAGGCGCAGCAGGCCGGCGTAGATTATATGGTGATCGGGCGTCCGATTACGCAATCTGCCGACCCGGCTGTGGCGTTACGCACCATTCTGAGTTCATTACAGGGGGTATAA